Proteins from a single region of Nerophis ophidion isolate RoL-2023_Sa linkage group LG08, RoL_Noph_v1.0, whole genome shotgun sequence:
- the LOC133557606 gene encoding histone H3-like: MARTKQTARKSTGGKAPRKQLATKAARKSAPATGGVKKPHRYRPGTVALREIRRYQKSTELLIRKLPFQRLVREIAQDFKTDLRFQSSAVMALQESSEAYLVGLFEDTNLCAIHAKRVTIIMSGRGKGGKGLGKGGAKRHRKVLRDNIQGITKPAIRRLARRGGVKRISGLIYEETRGVLKVFLENVIRDAVTYTEHAKRKTVTAMDVVYALKRQGRTLYGFGG; this comes from the exons ATGGCAAGAACCAAACAGACAGCGCGTAAATCCACCGGCGGCAAAGCCCCCAGGAAGCAATTGGCCACCAAGGCCGCCCGCAAGAGCGCCCCGGCCACCGGCGGCGTCAAGAAGCCTCACCGCTACAGGCCCGGCACGGTGGCTCTCCGCGAGATCCGCCGCTACCAGAAATCCACGGAGCTTCTTATCCGCAAGTTGCCCTTCCAGCGTCTGGTCAGGGAGATCGCTCAAGACTTCAAGACCGATCTGCGCTTCCAGAGTTCGGCCGTCATGGCTCTCCAGGAGTCCAGCGAGGCGTATTTGGTTGGCTTATTCGAGGACACCAACCTCTGCGCCATCCACGCCAAGAGGGTCACCATTAT TATGTCAGGACGAGGCAAAGGAGGAAAGGGACTCGGCAAAGGAGGCGCCAAGCGCCACCGCAAAGTCCTCCGTGATAACATCCAGGGCATCACCAAGCCCGCCATTCGACGCCTGGCTCGCCGCGGCGGAGTCAAGCGTATCTCCGGCTTGATCTACGAGGAGACCCGCGGCGTTCTAAAAGTATTCCTGGAAAATGTCATCCGCGACGCCGTGACTTACACCGAGCACGCCAAGAGGAAGACTGTGACCGCCATGGACGTGGTGTACGCGCTGAAGAGGCAGGGGCGTACTCTCTACGGCTTTGGCGGCTAA
- the LOC133557605 gene encoding histone H2B-like: MPEPAKSAPKKGSKKAVTKAPGKGKGKRRKGRKESYAIYVYKVLKQVHPDTGISSKAMSIMNSFVNDIFERIASESARLAQYNKRSTITSREIQTAVRLLLPGELAKHAVSEGTKAVTKYTSSK; this comes from the coding sequence ATGCCCGAGCCAGCCAAGTCCGCGCCCAAGAAGGGCTCCAAAAAAGCCGTCACCAAGGCACCCGGCAAGGGTAAAGGCAAACGCAGAAAGGGAAGGAAGGAGAGCTACGCCATCTACGTCTACAAGGTGTTGAAGCAAGTGCACCCCGACACCGGCATCTCCTCCAAGGCTATGAGCATCATGAACTCCTTCGTCAACGACATCTTCGAGCGCATCGCCTCTGAGTCCGCCCGCCTGGCTCAGTACAACAAGCGCTCCACCATCACGTCCAGGGAGATCCAGACCGCCGTGCGCCTCCTTCTACCGGGCGAGCTGGCCAAGCACGCCGTCTCTGAGGGCACTAAGGCCGTCACCAAGTATACCAGTTCCAAGTAA